In a single window of the Prochlorococcus marinus str. AS9601 genome:
- the tkt gene encoding transketolase: MVAASVSLESLCVNSIRMLAVDAVNKSNSGHPGLPMGCAPMGYALWQNILNHNPNNPKWFNRDRFVLSAGHGCMLLYSLLHLTGYKSVSIEDIKEFRQWGSKTPGHPETFETEGVEVTAGPLGAGISNAVGLAIAETHLAAKFNKPDCNIVDHYTYVIMGDGCNQEGIASEACSLAGHLKLGKLIALYDDNQITIDGRTDVSFTEDVLKRYEAYGWHVQHVEDGNHDVKGITEAIEKAKLITDKPSIIKISTTIGYGSPNKSDTAGIHGAAVGEEEAALTREFLNWEYPPFKIPDEVYTHFRKSINKGENLEQEWDSKFEEYQKKYPSEGAELKRMLEGQLPENWDSDLPSYSPNDKGLATRKHSQICLGALGPNLPELIGGSADLTHSNYTDIKGETGSFQPHSPEKRYLHFGVREHAMAAVLNGIAYHNSGLIPYGGTFLVFADYMRGSMRLSALSELGVIYVLTHDSIGVGEDGPTHQPIETIPSLRAMPNMLVFRPGDGNETSGAYKLAIQNRKRPSALCLSRQGMPNQENTSIDKVALGGYVVSDCEGTPDLIFIGTGSELNLCIEASKELSSLGKKIRVVSMPCVELFEEQEESYKESVLPSSVKKRVVVEAAHSFGWHKYTGFDGLCITMDRFGASAPGGECMKNFGFTVENVVNKTKEIL; encoded by the coding sequence ATGGTCGCTGCATCTGTTTCATTAGAATCACTTTGTGTAAATAGTATAAGAATGCTTGCTGTAGATGCAGTAAATAAATCTAATAGTGGTCATCCTGGATTGCCAATGGGATGTGCACCTATGGGTTATGCATTATGGCAAAACATACTTAATCACAACCCTAACAACCCTAAATGGTTCAATAGAGACCGTTTTGTTTTATCAGCTGGTCATGGCTGTATGCTGTTGTATTCCTTGCTTCATTTGACAGGATATAAATCAGTTTCCATAGAAGATATTAAAGAATTTAGGCAATGGGGATCAAAAACTCCTGGACATCCAGAAACATTCGAAACTGAAGGTGTTGAAGTTACAGCTGGGCCTCTTGGAGCAGGAATTTCAAATGCAGTTGGTTTAGCAATAGCTGAAACACACTTAGCAGCTAAATTTAATAAGCCTGATTGCAATATTGTTGATCACTATACTTACGTAATAATGGGTGATGGCTGTAATCAAGAAGGTATCGCATCAGAGGCCTGCTCATTAGCTGGTCATCTTAAGCTTGGGAAATTAATTGCACTTTATGACGATAATCAAATTACAATTGATGGACGGACCGACGTTTCTTTTACTGAAGATGTCTTAAAAAGATACGAAGCTTATGGATGGCATGTGCAACATGTTGAAGATGGGAATCATGATGTTAAAGGAATCACCGAAGCTATCGAAAAAGCGAAATTAATTACAGACAAGCCTTCAATTATAAAAATTTCTACAACCATAGGTTACGGTTCTCCAAATAAATCAGATACTGCTGGAATTCATGGAGCAGCTGTCGGAGAAGAAGAAGCTGCATTAACTAGAGAGTTTCTAAACTGGGAATATCCTCCTTTTAAAATACCCGATGAAGTATATACGCATTTTAGAAAATCAATAAACAAAGGTGAAAATTTAGAGCAAGAATGGGATTCTAAATTTGAAGAATATCAAAAAAAATATCCCTCTGAAGGAGCCGAATTAAAAAGAATGTTAGAGGGTCAATTACCTGAGAATTGGGACTCAGACCTCCCCTCTTATTCGCCTAATGATAAAGGTTTAGCCACAAGAAAGCATTCACAAATATGTTTGGGTGCTCTAGGTCCTAACCTACCTGAATTAATTGGCGGATCAGCAGATTTAACTCACTCTAATTACACAGATATAAAAGGAGAAACTGGATCATTCCAGCCACATAGCCCTGAAAAAAGATATTTACATTTTGGTGTACGAGAGCATGCAATGGCAGCTGTACTTAATGGTATTGCCTATCACAATAGTGGTCTTATCCCTTATGGTGGAACCTTCCTTGTTTTCGCCGATTATATGAGGGGCTCAATGAGGCTTTCAGCACTTAGCGAATTAGGAGTAATCTATGTCTTAACACATGATTCAATTGGTGTAGGAGAAGATGGGCCAACACATCAACCTATTGAGACTATCCCTTCTCTTCGCGCAATGCCTAACATGCTAGTTTTCAGACCTGGAGATGGCAACGAGACGAGTGGGGCTTATAAGCTTGCTATTCAAAATCGAAAAAGACCTTCTGCCCTTTGTTTAAGTAGACAAGGTATGCCAAATCAAGAAAATACTTCGATAGACAAAGTTGCTCTAGGAGGATATGTAGTTTCCGATTGTGAAGGAACACCAGACTTAATATTTATTGGTACTGGAAGCGAACTGAATCTTTGCATTGAAGCAAGTAAGGAACTTTCAAGCTTGGGTAAAAAAATTAGAGTTGTCTCTATGCCTTGTGTAGAACTTTTTGAAGAGCAAGAAGAATCTTATAAAGAAAGTGTTTTACCTAGTAGTGTGAAAAAGAGAGTTGTAGTAGAAGCAGCTCATTCATTTGGTTGGCATAAATATACAGGTTTTGATGGTCTTTGTATCACTATGGATAGGTTTGGTGCATCAGCACCAGGTGGAGAATGTATGAAAAATTTTGGATTTACAGTAGAAAACGTAGTTAATAAGACTAAGGAAATTCTATAA
- the acpP gene encoding acyl carrier protein produces MSQEILEKVCSIVSEQLSVEAGEVKSDSNFQNDLGADSLDTVELVMALEEAFDIEIPDEAAEGIATVGDAVKFIEEKKG; encoded by the coding sequence ATGTCACAAGAAATCCTCGAAAAAGTCTGTTCTATTGTTTCAGAACAATTAAGTGTTGAAGCAGGAGAAGTAAAATCAGATTCAAATTTCCAAAATGATTTAGGTGCAGATTCTCTAGATACTGTTGAACTAGTGATGGCTCTTGAAGAAGCATTTGATATCGAAATTCCTGATGAAGCCGCTGAAGGAATCGCAACTGTTGGCGATGCAGTAAAATTCATCGAAGAAAAAAAAGGTTAA
- a CDS encoding glycogen/starch/alpha-glucan phosphorylase, whose amino-acid sequence MANPMNTNEPFDLRLPTPGCYLDPEKAGMDSDAVFQGMTAHLFYTLGKLATSASPHDLYMALSYAVKDRLMTRYLASQEVIRKKPQKTVAYLSAEFLIGPQLSNNLLNLGITQEAEDALKRFGIESLSTILEVEEEPGLGNGGLGRLAACYMESLASLQVPAVGYGIRYEFGIFNQLIRDGWQVEVTDKWLKGGWPWELPQPDESCFVGFGGRTESYRDDKGNYRSRWIPSEHAIGVPHDVPVLGYRVNTCDRLRLWRADATESFDFYAFNIGDYYGAVEEKVASETLSKVLYPNDGTDEGRRLRLKQQHFFVSCSLQDMLRSLEKRSIPITEFSKHWTVQLNDTHPAIAVAELMRLLIDQYQIGWDKAWNITTSSVAYTNHTLLPEALEKWDLGLFNDLLPRHLEIIYEINWRFLQQLRLRYPGDDKILQKLSIIDEEGSKSVRMAHLATIGAHHINGVAALHSDLIKRQLLPEFAALWPEKFTNVTNGVTPRRWVALSNPSLSNLLEEEVGPNWITNMELLKKLEEKKDDNNFLEKFEETKLNGKRKLASFIHSKTGILVDPSSLFDVQVKRIHQYKRQHLNALQIIAQYLRIKNGKNKYEVPRTIVFGGKAAPGYFMAKLMIRFINGIADVVNSDPDMDGLLRVVFLPDYNVKLGEIVYPATDLSEQISTAGKEASGTGNMKFAMNGALTIGTLDGANVELRDLVKKENFFLFGKTESEIMNLKNNNYSPKTFIDQSTELKEVIRLIEIGHFSNGDKELFKPLLNSLTGHDPFFVMADFEDYLNKQDVVSECWNNKKAWNKMALLNTARSGYFSSDRSIREYCKSIWKVSPMPVEITCDVEELTN is encoded by the coding sequence ATGGCTAATCCAATGAATACCAACGAACCCTTTGATCTACGTTTGCCTACCCCAGGCTGTTATTTAGATCCTGAGAAAGCTGGCATGGATTCTGATGCTGTTTTTCAAGGAATGACAGCCCATCTTTTTTATACTCTTGGAAAGTTAGCTACTTCTGCAAGTCCTCACGACTTGTACATGGCTTTAAGCTATGCAGTTAAAGATAGGCTAATGACTCGATATTTAGCCAGCCAAGAAGTCATAAGAAAAAAACCACAAAAAACAGTCGCCTACTTATCAGCAGAATTTCTAATAGGACCTCAATTAAGTAATAATCTTCTCAATCTTGGAATAACACAGGAGGCAGAAGATGCTTTAAAAAGATTCGGCATTGAATCATTGTCAACAATTCTTGAAGTTGAAGAAGAGCCTGGATTAGGTAATGGTGGGCTTGGCAGACTTGCAGCTTGTTATATGGAATCATTAGCATCTCTTCAAGTTCCTGCAGTTGGTTACGGTATTAGATATGAATTTGGCATATTCAATCAATTAATTAGGGATGGTTGGCAAGTAGAGGTCACTGACAAATGGTTAAAAGGTGGGTGGCCATGGGAACTTCCACAACCAGACGAATCATGTTTTGTTGGTTTTGGAGGCAGAACTGAAAGTTATAGAGATGATAAAGGAAACTACAGATCAAGATGGATCCCTTCAGAACATGCGATTGGAGTACCTCATGATGTTCCAGTTTTAGGATACAGAGTTAATACATGTGACAGATTAAGATTATGGAGAGCTGATGCAACTGAAAGTTTTGACTTTTATGCATTCAATATTGGTGATTATTATGGTGCAGTAGAAGAAAAAGTTGCATCTGAAACTCTTTCAAAAGTTCTATATCCAAATGATGGAACTGACGAAGGAAGAAGATTAAGACTCAAACAACAACACTTTTTTGTAAGTTGTTCTCTACAAGATATGTTGAGAAGTCTTGAAAAAAGATCAATTCCCATAACAGAATTCTCTAAGCATTGGACGGTCCAGTTAAATGATACACATCCTGCCATTGCAGTTGCAGAATTAATGAGACTTCTTATTGACCAATATCAAATAGGTTGGGATAAAGCTTGGAATATAACAACTTCCTCAGTTGCTTATACCAACCACACACTACTACCTGAAGCTTTAGAGAAATGGGATTTAGGTTTATTTAACGATCTTCTTCCTCGTCATTTAGAAATTATTTATGAAATTAATTGGAGATTTCTACAACAATTAAGACTACGTTATCCTGGAGATGACAAGATCCTTCAAAAACTCTCAATAATTGATGAAGAAGGCTCCAAATCAGTTCGGATGGCTCACTTGGCTACAATAGGAGCTCATCATATAAATGGTGTTGCTGCTCTTCACTCAGATCTAATTAAAAGACAACTTCTGCCTGAATTCGCAGCATTATGGCCTGAAAAATTTACAAATGTAACTAATGGCGTTACTCCAAGAAGATGGGTTGCCTTATCTAATCCATCTTTATCCAACCTTCTAGAAGAAGAAGTTGGTCCAAATTGGATAACAAATATGGAACTTCTTAAGAAGTTAGAAGAAAAAAAAGATGACAATAATTTTTTAGAAAAATTTGAAGAAACTAAACTAAATGGCAAAAGAAAATTAGCTAGTTTTATCCATTCAAAAACTGGAATACTTGTAGACCCATCAAGTTTATTTGATGTTCAAGTAAAAAGAATACATCAATATAAAAGGCAACATTTAAACGCTCTCCAAATTATTGCTCAATATTTAAGAATCAAAAATGGTAAAAACAAATATGAAGTGCCAAGAACCATAGTATTTGGAGGTAAAGCTGCACCAGGTTATTTTATGGCAAAACTGATGATTAGATTTATAAATGGTATTGCTGATGTAGTTAATTCTGATCCAGATATGGATGGTCTATTGAGAGTTGTTTTTCTACCGGACTATAACGTTAAACTTGGTGAAATAGTTTATCCTGCAACTGACCTTTCAGAACAAATTTCAACTGCTGGGAAAGAAGCTTCTGGAACTGGAAATATGAAATTTGCAATGAATGGAGCGTTAACTATTGGAACCTTAGATGGAGCTAATGTGGAATTAAGAGATCTTGTAAAAAAAGAGAATTTCTTCCTTTTTGGTAAAACTGAAAGCGAAATAATGAATTTAAAAAATAACAATTATTCCCCAAAAACTTTTATTGATCAAAGTACAGAACTTAAAGAGGTTATACGCCTCATTGAAATAGGCCACTTTAGCAATGGGGATAAAGAATTATTCAAACCTTTATTAAATAGCTTGACTGGTCATGATCCATTCTTTGTTATGGCTGACTTTGAAGACTACCTAAATAAACAGGATGTAGTAAGTGAATGCTGGAATAATAAAAAAGCTTGGAATAAAATGGCATTATTAAATACTGCTAGATCAGGATATTTTTCTTCAGATAGATCTATTAGAGAGTACTGCAAATCCATTTGGAAAGTATCTCCAATGCCAGTTGAAATTACTTGCGATGTCGAAGAATTAACTAATTAA
- the glmS gene encoding glutamine--fructose-6-phosphate transaminase (isomerizing): MCGIVAVTGYKKALPLLINGLEKLEYRGYDSAGIAIINTETNCISCNKAEGKLKNLINNLNNHNIPGTVGIGHTRWATHGKPEVKNAHPHTDSSGNIAVVQNGIIENFQDLKNKLEEEGISFNSDTDTEVIPHLIQRELNTLGKLKLENNGSTLLIAVRNVISDLEGSYALAVLWSGAPTSLVVARKQAPLIIGLGEGEFICASDTPAIANFTNIILPMEDEEIALLTPLGIEIYDSSNERQYRNPVSLKVSEQIMDKMNFKHYMLKEIYDQPKTAKNWLENYLIKNLDNGQYQIKYPFDTKFFESIERIEIIACGTSKHAAMVGSFLLEQFSGIPTNVFYASEFRYSPPPLLPNTLTIGVTQSGETADTIAAIDMEIKRRSSIEDKKFKPNLIAITNRKESSIGRQVSNIIDICAGIEVGVAATKTFFAQLLSFYGLAIKFAQIKGNQSPDEIGKLINELIKLPPLLEDLLEKHNKSSEKLAHDFFNIKDVIFLGRGINYPIALEGALKLKEISYIHAAGYPAGEMKHGPIALLDKKVPVISIASPGEVFDKVISNAQEAKARDSYLIGIAPECNGTEIFDYLMKVPSTNEWISPLLNILPLQLLSYHIAAHRGLDVDQPRNLAKSVTVE; this comes from the coding sequence ATGTGTGGAATAGTTGCTGTAACTGGATATAAAAAAGCTCTTCCATTATTAATAAATGGTTTAGAAAAACTCGAATACAGAGGTTACGATTCTGCAGGTATTGCGATAATAAATACCGAAACAAATTGTATTTCTTGTAATAAAGCAGAAGGAAAACTAAAGAATTTAATAAATAATCTTAATAATCACAATATTCCTGGAACTGTGGGTATAGGTCATACCAGATGGGCAACTCATGGAAAGCCTGAGGTTAAAAATGCTCATCCTCATACCGATAGTTCTGGGAACATAGCAGTTGTACAAAATGGCATTATTGAAAATTTTCAAGATTTAAAGAATAAATTAGAGGAAGAGGGCATTAGTTTTAATTCTGATACAGATACCGAGGTAATTCCTCATCTAATTCAAAGAGAGTTAAATACATTAGGTAAACTTAAACTTGAGAATAATGGTTCGACATTATTAATAGCTGTGAGAAATGTAATATCTGATTTAGAAGGATCTTATGCTTTAGCAGTTTTATGGTCTGGAGCCCCAACATCTTTGGTAGTTGCAAGAAAACAAGCGCCCTTGATTATTGGTTTGGGTGAAGGAGAATTTATTTGTGCTAGTGATACTCCAGCTATTGCAAACTTTACGAATATTATTTTGCCTATGGAGGATGAAGAAATAGCTTTATTAACTCCGCTTGGAATTGAAATATATGACTCAAGTAACGAGAGACAATATCGAAATCCAGTTTCTCTAAAAGTCTCTGAGCAAATAATGGATAAGATGAACTTCAAACACTACATGTTAAAAGAAATATATGATCAGCCAAAGACTGCAAAAAACTGGTTAGAGAATTATTTAATTAAGAACTTAGATAATGGTCAATATCAAATCAAGTATCCTTTTGATACAAAGTTTTTCGAATCAATAGAAAGAATTGAAATTATTGCTTGTGGTACAAGTAAACATGCTGCAATGGTAGGTAGCTTTTTATTAGAACAATTTTCAGGTATCCCTACAAATGTCTTTTATGCAAGCGAATTTCGATATTCTCCACCTCCATTATTACCAAATACATTAACTATTGGAGTCACTCAATCTGGAGAAACTGCTGATACCATCGCGGCTATCGACATGGAAATTAAAAGACGTTCTTCAATTGAAGATAAAAAATTTAAACCTAACCTTATTGCAATAACAAATAGAAAAGAGAGTTCCATAGGAAGGCAGGTTTCTAATATAATTGATATCTGTGCAGGAATAGAAGTTGGAGTAGCTGCAACAAAAACTTTTTTTGCTCAATTACTTTCTTTTTATGGATTAGCCATAAAATTTGCTCAAATTAAAGGCAACCAAAGTCCTGATGAAATAGGAAAATTAATAAACGAACTGATAAAACTTCCTCCATTACTGGAAGATCTCTTAGAGAAGCATAATAAATCTTCAGAAAAACTAGCACATGACTTTTTTAATATTAAAGATGTTATTTTTTTAGGGAGAGGAATAAATTATCCAATTGCTCTTGAAGGTGCGTTAAAACTTAAAGAAATTAGTTATATTCATGCTGCTGGATATCCTGCTGGTGAAATGAAACATGGTCCAATAGCTTTATTAGATAAAAAAGTACCTGTAATTTCAATTGCCTCTCCCGGTGAAGTTTTTGATAAAGTTATTAGTAATGCACAAGAAGCGAAAGCTAGAGATTCATATTTGATTGGGATAGCTCCTGAATGTAATGGAACTGAAATCTTTGATTATTTAATGAAAGTTCCCTCCACTAATGAATGGATTTCACCTCTACTTAATATATTGCCTTTACAATTATTGAGTTACCATATCGCAGCTCATAGAGGCCTTGATGTGGATCAACCAAGAAATTTAGCTAAAAGTGTAACTGTGGAATAA
- the rimM gene encoding ribosome maturation factor RimM (Essential for efficient processing of 16S rRNA), whose product MIIKNEWLIVGFITSCHGINGQLKVKSLSDFEERFLKPGMRWLQKESEHPSKIELISGFKQPGKEIFIVKFKGINTRNHAEQLKKCKLLVKSDKLPKLKKEEFHLLELIDLEVKTLENDELKIIGKVINLENEKNNLLIIELFKNQKKVLIPFVKEIVPLVDIKNNFLIINPPNGLLEL is encoded by the coding sequence ATGATAATTAAAAATGAATGGTTGATTGTTGGATTTATAACATCATGTCATGGAATTAATGGTCAGTTAAAAGTTAAATCTCTAAGTGATTTTGAAGAAAGATTTTTAAAACCTGGAATGAGATGGTTACAAAAAGAAAGTGAACATCCTTCAAAAATAGAACTTATATCTGGTTTCAAACAGCCTGGTAAAGAAATCTTTATAGTTAAGTTCAAAGGAATAAATACAAGAAATCATGCAGAGCAACTTAAAAAATGTAAACTTCTTGTAAAAAGTGATAAACTACCTAAGCTAAAAAAGGAAGAATTCCATTTGTTAGAACTTATAGATCTGGAGGTCAAGACTTTAGAAAATGATGAATTAAAAATAATTGGGAAAGTTATTAATTTAGAAAATGAAAAAAATAATTTACTTATTATTGAACTATTTAAAAATCAAAAAAAAGTTCTCATTCCATTTGTTAAAGAAATAGTCCCATTAGTAGATATTAAAAATAATTTTTTAATCATCAATCCTCCAAATGGACTTTTAGAACTATAA
- a CDS encoding ribonuclease III family protein produces the protein MTNIINAKRINQITTFLKALNIKSKRFSEIIRNQDISVIQDFNQAFIHSSEDKIINYEKLEFFGDAVLRLAASNFIEKKYPQMSVGERSELRAQIVSDEWLTKLGEKIDIEKLIIKGPKAIGDENSKNTIICEATEALIGAIYKCFSSIKEVNLWLDDIWEEDSEIFLKSPYKFKSKTVLQEWCQSKGFDLPVYKIIEVSKKNGDPERFYCNIFIEGLKESSAFGKSHKQAETNAARVLIEKFIAKGQI, from the coding sequence ATGACAAATATAATTAATGCAAAGAGAATTAATCAAATAACTACTTTCTTAAAGGCTTTAAATATTAAATCGAAAAGATTTTCTGAAATAATTAGAAATCAAGATATTTCAGTTATTCAAGATTTTAATCAAGCATTTATCCACTCCTCAGAGGACAAAATAATAAATTACGAAAAACTAGAATTTTTCGGAGATGCAGTGCTCAGATTAGCTGCTTCAAATTTTATTGAAAAAAAATATCCTCAAATGAGTGTAGGAGAAAGATCAGAGCTAAGAGCACAAATTGTAAGTGATGAATGGTTAACTAAATTAGGCGAAAAAATTGATATAGAAAAATTAATAATTAAAGGACCTAAAGCTATTGGTGATGAAAATTCAAAAAATACTATTATTTGTGAAGCTACAGAAGCTTTAATCGGTGCTATCTATAAGTGCTTTAGTTCAATTAAGGAAGTAAATCTTTGGTTAGATGATATTTGGGAGGAAGATTCGGAAATATTTTTAAAATCTCCATATAAATTCAAATCTAAGACAGTATTGCAAGAGTGGTGCCAAAGTAAAGGTTTTGATTTGCCAGTCTATAAAATAATTGAAGTCTCAAAAAAAAATGGGGACCCTGAAAGATTCTATTGCAATATATTTATCGAAGGATTAAAAGAGTCATCTGCATTCGGCAAATCCCATAAACAAGCAGAAACAAATGCAGCTAGAGTTTTGATAGAAAAATTTATAGCTAAAGGTCAAATCTAA
- the psaC gene encoding photosystem I iron-sulfur center protein PsaC translates to MSHAVKIYDTCIGCTQCVRACPLDVLEMVPWDGCKAGQIASSPRTEDCVGCKRCETACPTDFLSIRVYLGDETSRSMGLAY, encoded by the coding sequence ATGTCACACGCAGTTAAAATTTATGACACTTGCATTGGTTGTACCCAATGTGTAAGAGCTTGCCCACTTGATGTTCTAGAAATGGTTCCTTGGGACGGCTGTAAAGCTGGTCAAATAGCTTCATCTCCTAGAACAGAAGATTGTGTAGGTTGCAAAAGATGTGAAACAGCTTGTCCAACAGATTTCTTAAGTATTCGTGTTTATTTAGGAGATGAGACTTCTAGGAGTATGGGCTTAGCATATTAA
- the fabF gene encoding beta-ketoacyl-ACP synthase II, whose amino-acid sequence MPNFHRVVVTGIGAVTPIGNNIDEYLVGLQTGTNGVSGITLFDPEQHPCKFAAEVKNLQTENFIETKESKRWDRFSQFGVIAAKQAFNDSGLEITEDNASRIGVIIGSGVGGLLTMESQAQILSHKGAKRVSPFTVPMMIPNMATGLAAIALGAKGPSSSVSTACAAGSNAIGDSFRLLQLGKADAMICGGAEASITPLGVAGFASAKALSSRNDSPQTASRPFDAERDGFVIGEGSGILVLETLENAQKRNARIYGEIVGYGTTCDAHHITAPSPGGVGGAEAIKLAIEDACLSLEKVDYINAHGTSTSANDKNETSAIKSIFKDRSYLIPVSSTKSMTGHLLGGSGGIEAVACILSLTHNFIPPTINYVNRDPDCDLDYVPNNAREAQIGVALSNSFGFGGHNVCLAFSKMN is encoded by the coding sequence ATGCCAAATTTCCATCGAGTAGTTGTTACTGGTATCGGAGCAGTCACTCCAATTGGTAATAACATTGATGAATATTTAGTCGGTCTTCAAACAGGAACTAATGGGGTCTCAGGTATTACTCTCTTTGATCCTGAACAACATCCCTGCAAATTTGCGGCAGAAGTAAAAAATCTTCAAACTGAAAATTTTATTGAAACTAAAGAATCCAAAAGATGGGATCGTTTTTCCCAGTTTGGAGTTATTGCTGCAAAGCAAGCCTTTAATGATTCCGGACTTGAAATTACTGAAGATAATGCATCAAGAATTGGAGTGATTATTGGATCTGGTGTTGGAGGCTTACTAACTATGGAAAGTCAAGCTCAAATATTGAGTCATAAAGGGGCTAAAAGAGTAAGCCCATTTACAGTCCCAATGATGATTCCAAACATGGCAACTGGATTGGCTGCAATCGCTTTGGGTGCAAAAGGACCAAGTTCCTCTGTTTCCACCGCTTGCGCTGCCGGTTCAAATGCTATAGGTGATTCATTTAGACTACTCCAACTTGGAAAAGCAGATGCAATGATCTGTGGGGGAGCAGAAGCAAGTATTACGCCTCTCGGAGTAGCTGGTTTTGCCAGTGCCAAAGCTCTTTCTTCCAGAAATGACAGCCCTCAAACTGCTAGCAGACCTTTTGATGCAGAAAGAGATGGATTTGTTATTGGAGAAGGATCTGGAATTCTTGTTTTAGAAACTTTAGAAAATGCACAAAAAAGGAATGCCAGAATTTATGGAGAAATAGTTGGATATGGGACAACATGTGATGCTCATCATATTACTGCTCCATCTCCTGGCGGTGTTGGAGGCGCCGAAGCTATTAAATTAGCAATTGAAGATGCTTGTCTTAGCCTTGAAAAAGTTGACTACATAAATGCTCATGGAACAAGTACCTCAGCTAATGATAAAAATGAAACTTCTGCAATTAAATCTATTTTTAAAGACAGATCTTACCTCATTCCTGTAAGCTCTACTAAGTCGATGACAGGTCATCTCTTAGGAGGCTCAGGAGGTATAGAAGCTGTAGCTTGTATACTTTCTTTGACACATAATTTTATCCCTCCTACAATTAACTACGTCAATCGAGATCCTGATTGTGATCTTGATTATGTACCAAATAATGCAAGAGAAGCTCAAATAGGAGTTGCTCTTTCTAATTCTTTCGGCTTTGGTGGTCACAATGTTTGCCTTGCTTTCAGCAAAATGAATTGA
- a CDS encoding NAD(P)H dehydrogenase subunit NdhS: MELSAKPILPGSFVIVKDNDSIYRGYKGFVQRVTKKRAAVLFEGGNWDKLITFQLTNLEIV; encoded by the coding sequence ATGGAATTATCTGCAAAACCAATACTCCCTGGTTCTTTTGTTATTGTAAAAGACAATGACTCTATATACAGAGGATATAAGGGGTTTGTACAAAGAGTTACAAAAAAAAGGGCAGCTGTTCTGTTTGAAGGGGGTAATTGGGATAAACTCATAACTTTTCAGCTAACGAATTTAGAAATAGTATAA